A segment of the Candidatus Zixiibacteriota bacterium genome:
GTCGAGAGCCCGCTGCTTTTCCTCCGGCGTGTCAATCTTCATGGCCGGATAAGCATGCCCCACAATAGTAATAAATTCATCGAGTTGCTTGCCTGTAAGTTTTCTCATTTCGCTCACCGAAGTCACTCCTTAGTCATTCAATATTCTGCTTCGATTTCAGTGCGTCAGAAAAGGATCATCTCCCCCAGCGCTTTGGGATCACCCACCAGCGGCACCTGCCAGTCGGCGGCCGACTGCAAGCGGAATTGCTTGCGGCGGAAATTCAGTCCCATTTGATCTTTCGCTCTGGCTGAAACGCCAAACTGCGCCAGAGGGACTTTTATCTCTATACTCCAGTAATCGGTACCTTTTGTTGTCTTTACGTCATACTTCCCATTCCAGTTTCGATCCGAGACCAGATTCCCCCCCGTCTCTTCAGTGATTTTCTGGTCGAAGATCGCTCCGCGCGGATTGAAATATAGCTGATAAACCACTTTCTTTCCGAGATCCGGCTGCAGGAAATACCCGACACAATCCTCGGCATAAACGGCTCCATCACGCTCAGTTACATTGGCCGTTAGAGAATCAATTTTCTTTTCCCGGCAGATGGCCCCCAGATAGAGATCATTCTTGTCATAGGCGAAATAGAAAAAGGTCGAGTCCACGGTCATATCGCCCCCTTCAGGATTGAAAAGATTGGAAGTTGCCTTACCCCAGAGGCTTTCATCAATCACTCCGTCAATTACCGGCACGCCGGCTGCCCTCCCGACCAGAATTTCTCGTTGCACCGGAAGCGCCTGCTGTGTCGCAGAGAATTTCCCGGTCGCATAGGGAAACCGAACTGATAAGGTCGGTGTCGGAAATAGCTTTCCCTCATGTCTGATTCCAAAACTGGCCAGGGCGCTGTCCCCCTTGGAAATCTTGATCGGCAAGATCGTCGGGGTAACCTGCCATCCCTGAGGCACTTCCCATTTAATGGTATCTTCCCAGTCAAGGTCCGGCTGGAAATTCCTCAGCTTGATTGTCACCACCGAGTCGAGGAGCTCCAGTTTTGAGCCGATAGCCATCGGAGAGACAAAGGAGACACCCTGACGATTCATCTTTTCGATAAATTTTTCCTCGGCAACGGTTACTTCCTCCCAGGGAAGAACGCTCCCAAGTTTGACTGGTGCGATGCTTATTCCTTTATCATCCACCGTAACCCAGAGAAAATGATATTGCAGGCCTGTCGGCCCGACCGGGGCATCGCCGCCGGAGCTTCCCATTCCGGTATAGATAATGCCGTCAAACCGTCCGCCAAAATAGTCGTGGAAATGGCCGGTGATAACGGCATCGACGCCGAAACTGCGGAAAAGGGAATGGAGTGTGTCGGGTTTATTATCGGCGGTGCTGTTGTACCAGAACGGTTTATGGTGCAATACAAAGATATAGCGGGCGTTTTGATGTTCTTTCAGGTCGGCGGCCAGCCAGTCAAGTTGCTCTTTCGGCAGTTCGACGCTCGATTCCCAGCGGCTGTTATCGAGGACGATGAAATGCAACTCTTTGACATCAAACGAATGATATGGTTTCCCGACATACCGCTCGAACATCCCCAGAGCGGCATCATAAGTAATATCATGGTTTCCGGGAGTCAGGTAAACCGGCATAGTCAGAGGGGATATTATCTTCTTGTACTCCTCCCATTGGTTTTTGAGAATCGTGGTATCGGTGCTGTAACCCTCGATCATATCCCCCACATTGACAACGAAATCGGACCGCAGTCTTTCTACTTCGGAAACAATTTCCTCATAGATACCGGCAACATGGCCTCCGGTGCGGTCGCCGATGACCGCAAAATGAATCGGGCAGCTGGCGGCTTGATCCTTGCCCGCATTTTGCGCGAGGGCAACTGAGCCGGCGGCAATCAGAAAAAAAGTCAGCAGCGTCCAAGTGATTATTGTGCTTTTCATAGCAACCTCCTGATAATGAATCTATTCCGAATTTATCTTCATTAGCTGTCTGAAGGCAACATGACATATCCCGACAAAATTGGAGCATAATATAAATGGAGGAGACCGCGCAATCAATCACATTTTTGTAGAGATATAGAAAATCGATGAGATGGCTATTGGTCTTGCACATGGAATATCGTCGAATCGCATTAGGGGATTGCGGCCCACCCGGCTATCGGCTGACCACCAGTGACACATCTATTCCCGAATAACAGGGAGCCGCCCATGGGCGGCTCCCTGATATTTTGTTTCTCCAAAAGGCAATATTACATGGGTCCGCAAATCGGAGCGGGACCCCCTTTGTAAAGGTAGTTAATGAGATAAGTCACATCCTGAATGTTGGTATTACCGCTGTTATTCGCATCAGCTTCGGGATACTTCCCTGGGCCACCCTGACAAGGAGGCTTAGGACCACCCTTATACAGGAAGTTGATGAGGTAAGTAACATCCTGAATGTTGACGATACCGGTATGGTTGACATTGCCGGCCAAGACACAGCAGGTGCTAATGATATTAACCTGAATCACCCGCGAACCGGTCGCCTTGCCGTCATTGGCATTCACGGTAATTGTGTAATTTCCGGCCACCGTAGGCGTCCAGTTGAAGGTGCCGACGCCGCCGCCGTTGTCGGTAAAGGTCGCCACACCCGGAGGCAGGGCGCCAAGACCGGTTGCCGTCATTGTGATGACATCACCATCAAGGTCAAAACCGCTGACAGTAAAGCTCATCGCCACATTCGTAGGACCTGTCTTCAAACCCGGATTAAGCACAATCGGAGCATTGTTGAACCGATTCTTCCACCACTGCTTGGCCTTGTCGATCGTGGCCTTCAGAGCATTGGCCCCGCCATTATACTCGGTGGCAAGGATCTTGATGAAGACCAACGTATCATTCACGCCCAGGTTCTTCTTACCGTAGTAAGCCACCATGTTCAGATCCTGGTATAGTGAATCTTCCATGCTCGGCACAGTCGACTGCCAGAGCTGATAACCGCTGAAAGTATTCAGTTTGTTATACAGCTGCTGCGGCACGAAGTTACCGGTCGGAGCAACCCAGTCAGGGTTAAGGCCTGTGTATATACCGGTCAAGGTGCCGAACCGATCGACGGGACCAGTCGCGGGCAATCTATAACCGTTGAGGTAAGCGAAACCGCCGTTACGATTGCTGACAGTTCCGACCGCTCCGGCACAGTCCTGATTAGGAAGACTATCCGGGCCGTATTCGCCGCCATAGCACCACATCATCTGACGAGTGTAATCATAATCCGAACCGTTTTCCACACCCGAGTCGGCGGGAATGTCCCAGTCCATAAGCTCGCCGATCATAAGGTTGGTGTAAGCCACGCCGCTCTTATTGACGATCCTGACCTTCTGGATGATGAAGCTGCTGGTATCCGGATGCAAAGGCGTCCAGTACTCGCACTCAACACCCATTGCGGAGTCCCTGGTCAGGAACTGGTTGGTGTAGGCATACTGGTAGTCCGAATGAGTAGTGGAATCGACTACCAGACCTTTCCCGGGGCGGAAGCCATTGTTATTCAGCCAGTCGGCATCAAAGATGTAGGAGTTCAGAATGGTGTCGCCGGGGTTGCTGCCCTTGGCGCGCAGAATGAACGGACTGGCGTCATAAAGATACACCAGGGAGTTGTCATCCCGACCTGTCCCGTTGAACGTTGTGTCGCAATCATTAAAGAAGTTCATATTGAAGCCGTCAACATTATCAAGACCGTCACCGGCACGGCCAAGATTACCGGCATTGTTCAGCACGACCCGATTCTTGGCCGTTCTGATACTGGCCCACTGGGGGAACTGAACCGTGTCGGCAACAATCAGACGAATACGCAGAGTATCCGGAGAGGTCGGAGCGTCGGTCACAAACTCGATGAAACCTTCGCAAACCTTCGGACCGCTTGTTATGGCACCACCCTTGTTCAGGTTAACGGTTACATTGACAAAGTTCGGAACCAAATGCGAAAGCGTCGCCGGAACGCCCGGCATATCCAGCCAATCATTGCCGGGATAAGTGGTTCTGACAATATTGACCGCATTGATATGCAGAATAGCGTTACCAATGTTTTCCAGCTTGACGGTTGAGTCAAGTTGGACACTCGGTTTCGTCCAGGCCGGATCGGCAATGACGCGCGGATTGATATGGAGCGAAGGCGGTGAGCTTAAAACGCCGGCTGCGATCCATGCCAGGCGGACCTGAAGCGCCCAGTCACCGGCTGGATTAAGGTCGTGGGCTGCGGAATTTGTGCCGAGTGCCGCATTATAATAATCGGTGTTCGAGGTCCAATAATAAGCATTGGCGCGATAAGCAATTCTGATAGCATTTGCGACTCCAATGCCGGTGACGCTGATGCCGTAATGCGTGCCGCCATCGGAAAGAAGGAAAAACCACTTGTTGCCGACACCGCAGTTGATATGAACGCCGCAGTTATCGTTTTCCGGCGGTGTGCACCCGTCGACATCAACCCAGAATGTGTCGTTTCGATAGTAATCTGGGTTTTTATAGAGATGCGGATTCGACATAGCGCGGAAGGGGACTCCGTCTTCCCGGCCGTTTTCGCCAATATTCCAATCGGCACCTCC
Coding sequences within it:
- a CDS encoding metallophosphoesterase, giving the protein MKSTIITWTLLTFFLIAAGSVALAQNAGKDQAASCPIHFAVIGDRTGGHVAGIYEEIVSEVERLRSDFVVNVGDMIEGYSTDTTILKNQWEEYKKIISPLTMPVYLTPGNHDITYDAALGMFERYVGKPYHSFDVKELHFIVLDNSRWESSVELPKEQLDWLAADLKEHQNARYIFVLHHKPFWYNSTADNKPDTLHSLFRSFGVDAVITGHFHDYFGGRFDGIIYTGMGSSGGDAPVGPTGLQYHFLWVTVDDKGISIAPVKLGSVLPWEEVTVAEEKFIEKMNRQGVSFVSPMAIGSKLELLDSVVTIKLRNFQPDLDWEDTIKWEVPQGWQVTPTILPIKISKGDSALASFGIRHEGKLFPTPTLSVRFPYATGKFSATQQALPVQREILVGRAAGVPVIDGVIDESLWGKATSNLFNPEGGDMTVDSTFFYFAYDKNDLYLGAICREKKIDSLTANVTERDGAVYAEDCVGYFLQPDLGKKVVYQLYFNPRGAIFDQKITEETGGNLVSDRNWNGKYDVKTTKGTDYWSIEIKVPLAQFGVSARAKDQMGLNFRRKQFRLQSAADWQVPLVGDPKALGEMILF